One part of the Mycolicibacterium aromaticivorans JS19b1 = JCM 16368 genome encodes these proteins:
- a CDS encoding CTP synthase → MPPLRKHPQTATKHIFVSGGVVSSLGKGLTASSLGQLLTARGLQVTMQKLDPYLNVDPGTMNPFQHGEVFVTEDGAETDLDVGHYERFLDRNLSGSANVTTGQVYSSVIAKERRGEYLGDTVQVIPHITDEIKGRILAMAEPDASGSRPDVVITEIGGTVGDIESLPFLEAARQVRHEVGRENCFFLHVSLVPYLAPSGELKTKPTQHSVAALRSIGISPDALILRCDRDVPEPLKNKIALMCDVDIDGVISTPDAPSIYDIPKVLHREELDAYVVRRLNLPFRDVDWTQWNDLLRRVHEPKETVRIALVGKYVDLSDAYLSVAEALRAGGFAHRAKVEMRWVASDDCETDNGAAVALGDVHAVLIPGGFGIRGIEGKIGAIRHARHRGLPVLGLCLGLQCIVIEAARSVGLTEANSAEFDPATPDPVISTMADQREAVAGEADLGGTMRLGAYPATLEVGSIVAEAYDSTHVSERHRHRYEVNNSYRDRIAQSGLQFSGTSPDGHLVEFVEYPRDVHPFLVGTQAHPELKSRPTRPHPLFVSFVGAAIDYKAAERLSLEIPEQHSNGKEHPEEAAQPLAEQVPEHSARG, encoded by the coding sequence TTGCCCCCACTGCGCAAGCACCCGCAGACCGCCACCAAACACATCTTCGTCAGCGGTGGAGTTGTCTCGTCCCTCGGTAAGGGCCTGACCGCCAGCAGTCTCGGTCAGTTGCTGACCGCGCGCGGTCTGCAGGTGACGATGCAGAAGCTCGACCCCTATCTGAACGTCGACCCGGGAACGATGAACCCGTTCCAGCACGGTGAAGTGTTCGTCACCGAAGACGGCGCAGAGACCGACCTCGACGTCGGGCACTACGAGCGCTTCCTGGACCGCAACCTGTCCGGATCGGCCAATGTGACCACCGGGCAGGTGTATTCGTCGGTGATCGCCAAGGAGCGCCGCGGCGAGTACCTCGGCGACACCGTGCAGGTGATCCCGCACATCACCGACGAGATCAAGGGCCGCATCCTGGCGATGGCCGAGCCCGATGCATCGGGCAGCCGACCCGACGTGGTGATCACCGAGATCGGCGGCACCGTCGGTGACATCGAGTCGCTGCCGTTCCTGGAGGCCGCGCGCCAGGTCCGCCACGAAGTCGGCCGGGAGAACTGTTTCTTCCTGCATGTCTCGCTGGTGCCGTATCTGGCGCCGTCTGGCGAGCTGAAGACCAAACCCACCCAGCACTCGGTGGCCGCGCTGCGCAGCATCGGCATCAGCCCCGACGCGCTGATCCTGCGCTGCGACCGTGACGTGCCCGAGCCGCTGAAGAACAAGATCGCGCTGATGTGTGACGTCGATATCGACGGGGTGATCTCGACGCCCGATGCGCCGTCGATCTATGACATTCCGAAGGTGCTGCACCGCGAGGAACTCGACGCCTATGTGGTGCGCCGGCTGAACCTGCCGTTCCGCGACGTGGACTGGACGCAGTGGAACGACCTGCTGCGCCGGGTCCACGAGCCCAAGGAAACCGTCCGAATCGCGTTGGTGGGCAAGTACGTCGACCTGTCGGACGCCTATCTGTCAGTGGCAGAGGCGTTGCGCGCCGGCGGGTTCGCGCATCGCGCCAAAGTCGAGATGCGCTGGGTCGCCTCCGACGACTGCGAAACCGACAACGGTGCGGCCGTCGCGCTGGGGGACGTGCACGCCGTGCTCATTCCCGGCGGGTTCGGCATCCGCGGCATCGAGGGGAAGATCGGCGCGATCCGCCACGCCCGGCATCGTGGGCTGCCGGTCCTGGGTCTATGCCTCGGGCTGCAGTGCATCGTGATCGAGGCGGCCCGATCGGTGGGACTGACCGAAGCCAACTCGGCCGAATTCGACCCGGCCACACCGGATCCGGTGATCTCCACGATGGCGGACCAGCGTGAGGCGGTCGCCGGGGAGGCCGACCTGGGTGGCACCATGCGGTTGGGTGCCTACCCGGCGACGCTGGAAGTCGGTTCGATTGTCGCCGAGGCATACGACTCGACCCATGTGTCCGAGCGCCACCGGCACCGCTACGAGGTCAACAACTCGTATCGCGACCGGATAGCGCAGAGCGGTTTGCAGTTCTCGGGCACCTCACCAGACGGCCATCTGGTCGAGTTCGTCGAGTACCCGCGCGACGTGCATCCGTTCCTGGTCGGCACACAGGCCCATCCGGAGCTCAAAAGCCGTCCGACGCGCCCGCATCCGCTGTTCGTCTCGTTCGTCGGTGCGGCCATCGACTACAAGGCGGCCGAGCGGTTGTCTTTGGAGATCCCGGAGCAGCACTCCAACGGCAAGGAACACCCGGAAGAGGCGGCCCAGCCGCT